A region from the Salvia splendens isolate huo1 chromosome 15, SspV2, whole genome shotgun sequence genome encodes:
- the LOC121766848 gene encoding serine/threonine-protein phosphatase 7 long form homolog, whose protein sequence is MGFGGMLKCGQPKDIDHHLITALIERWRPETHTFHFPIGEATVTLEDVEVLWGLKVDGEAVTGYIPSKDVGYWTQACLDFLGFIPDTVEFKEMVWKQTSLSKQLRVELNDDHDQYIYVQRARVYCLLLLGGLLIPNASGNKIPFFYLQFFMDVGRCGSYSWGGATLACLYHNLCEAALAKRSDVGRALTLLQLWAWERIPIIRPTMLNPVPIDYVPCAIAWNGPASYVKAPGHCIETFRDQFSIMHANQVETLHKIRQFLREQDMTGRPDLFTVSRMVEDGLQISGEVETMDCRPSQRSELDIDMPVRQKVKRRGKKNDGGESSSARMDTQLGDESDGDFMAPPPSRSAVRGRHSVSHTGATGEDIGLSDVHQSPPRSSVRDEFLVLI, encoded by the exons ATGGGGTTTGGCGGGATGTTGAAGTGTGGTCAACCgaaagacattgaccaccatcttatcaccgcaTTAATTGAACgatggaggccagagactcacacatTTCACTTTCCAATCGGCGAAGCGACAGTGACtttggaagacgtggaggtcttatggggcctcaaagttgacgggGAAGCTGTGACAGGTTATATCCCCAGTAAGGATGTCGGCTATTGGACGCAAGCGTGTCTGGATTTTCTTGGCTTTATACCAGATACTGTTGAGTTTAAAGAAATGGTTTGGAAGCAGACGAGTTTATCAAAACAACTGAGGGTTGAGTTGAATGATGACCACGACCAGTACATATACGTTCAACGCGCCCGTGTTTATTGTCTGttattacttggtggtctgttAATTCCGAACGCCTCCGGTAATAAAATTCCATTCTTCTACCTTCAATTTTTCATGGATGTAGGACGTTGTGGTAgctatagctggggtggtgcgactcttgcctgcttgtaccacaatctTTGTGAAGCTGCACTTGCAAAGAGGTCCGATGTCGGAAGAGCTCTTACTCTGTTACAGttgtgggcttgggagagaatcccaattATTAGACCGACGATGCTAAATCCCGTGCCCATAGACTACGTACCATGTGCAAtcgc gTGGAATGGTCCGGCCTCTTATGTGAAAGCACCCGGACATTGCATTGAAACTTTCAGAGATCAATTCTCTATAATGCACGCCAACCAA gtggagacgcttcacaaaATACGACAATTTCTTAGGGAGCAAGACATGACAGGACGGCCGGATTTGTTCACCgtttcgaggatggttgaagatgGTCTCCAGATATCTGGGGAAGTTGAGACGATGGACTGTCGTCCTTCCCAGCGCTCTGAGCTGGACATTGACATGCCCGTGCGGCAAAAAGTGAAGCGGCGTGGAAAGAAGAACGATGGTGGAGAGTCGTCATCagcaaggatggatactcagttgggtGATGAGTCCGATGGCGATTTTATGGCTCCACCTCCATCAAGATCTGCCGTTCGGGGTCGTcactctgtcagccacactggtgcTACAGGTGAAGATAtcggtctcagtgatgtccACCAATCTCCACCACGGTCTTCTGTGAGAGACGAGTTTTTGGTATTGATTTAG